A window of the Carassius carassius chromosome 36, fCarCar2.1, whole genome shotgun sequence genome harbors these coding sequences:
- the barhl1b gene encoding barH-like homeobox 1b isoform X1: MEASTNGSSFGIDSLLSHRPGSPVIAKGDSLVGECRSPLEFSPRSDLESGCSSPPSPRRECAEDAAQRQGHPLGLGLPSHLQHGPMSAGSQPRTVTSSFLIRDILADCKPLAACAPYSSNGQPTQEAGRLVSKIADDFIEKIHSNSSSDSEYKVKEEGDREISSSRDSPHVRLKKPRKARTAFTDHQLAQLERSFERQKYLSVQDRMELAASLNLTDTQVKTWYQNRRTKWKRQTAVGLELLAEAGNYSALQRMFPSPYFYPQSLMSNLDPGAALYLYRGPSAPPPALQRPLVPRILLHGLQGANEPPPPLPPLSGVLPRPTPPR; encoded by the exons ATGGAAGCGTCCACCAACGGCTCCAGTTTTGGAATCGACTCCCTGCTATCCCACAGGCCCGGAAGCCCAGTCATCGCGAAGGGGGACAGTTTGGTTGGAGAATGCCGGTCCCCGCTGGAGTTCAGCCCCAGATCAGACTTAGAGAGCGGTTGTTCTTCTCCTCCGTCCCCGCGGAGGGAGTGCGCTGAAGATGCGGCGCAGAGACAGGGTCACCCGCTCGGGCTCGGGCTCCCGTCACATTTGCAACACGGGCCGATGTCCGCTGGATCGCAACCTCGGACTGTTACTTCATCCTTCTTAATAAGAGATATTCTTGCTGACTGTAAACCCTTAGCAGCGTGTGCGCCTTACTCCAGTAACGGCCAGCCGACTCAGGAGGCAGGGAGACTGGTATCTAAAATCGCAGACGACTTCATCGAAAAGATCCACAGTAACTCATCGTCAGACAGTGAATACAAAG TGAAAGAGGAGGGCGACAGGGAGATCTCGAGCAGCAGAGATAGCCCGCATGTTCGCCTGAAGAAGCCACGGAAAGCGCGGACCGCCTTCACTGACCATCAGCTCGCCCAGCTGGAGCGCAGTTTTGAGCGTCAGAAGTATCTGAGCGTGCAGGACAGGATGGAGCTGGCAGCCTCTCTCAACCTGACCGACACGCAGGTCAAAACCTGGTACCAGAACAGGAG GACAAAGTGGAAGAGGCAAACGGCGGTCGGACTGGAATTGTTAGCGGAGGCTGGAAATTATTCCGCGCTGCAAAGGATGTTCCCTTCGCCGTATTTCTACCCTCAAAGCCTGATGTCGAATCTGGACCCTGGAGCAGCGCTCTACTTATACAGGGGACCTTCGGCGCCCCCGCCGGCGCTGCAGCGTCCTCTCGTTCCCCGGATTCTCCTGCACGGTCTCCAGGGCGCCAACGAGCCACCGCCGCCTCTGCCCCCCCTCTCCGGTGTGTTACCCAGACCGACACCACCACGATGA
- the barhl1b gene encoding barH-like homeobox 1b isoform X2 produces the protein MEASTNGSSFGIDSLLSHRPGSPVIAKGDSLVGECRSPLEFSPRSDLESGCSSPPSPRRECAEDAAQRQGHPLGLGLPSHLQHGPMSAGSQPRTVTSSFLIRDILADCKPLAACAPYSSNGQPTQEAGRLVSKIADDFIEKIHSNSSSDSEYKVKEEGDREISSSRDSPHVRLKKPRKARTAFTDHQLAQLERSFERQKYLSVQDRMELAASLNLTDTQVKTWYQNRRTKWKRQTAVGLELLAEAGNYSALQRMFPSPYFYPQSLMSNLDPGAALYLYRGPSAPPPALQRPLVPRILLHGLQGANEPPPPLPPLSGVLPRPTPPRWSPGSADCGSDQQGDIWSAA, from the exons ATGGAAGCGTCCACCAACGGCTCCAGTTTTGGAATCGACTCCCTGCTATCCCACAGGCCCGGAAGCCCAGTCATCGCGAAGGGGGACAGTTTGGTTGGAGAATGCCGGTCCCCGCTGGAGTTCAGCCCCAGATCAGACTTAGAGAGCGGTTGTTCTTCTCCTCCGTCCCCGCGGAGGGAGTGCGCTGAAGATGCGGCGCAGAGACAGGGTCACCCGCTCGGGCTCGGGCTCCCGTCACATTTGCAACACGGGCCGATGTCCGCTGGATCGCAACCTCGGACTGTTACTTCATCCTTCTTAATAAGAGATATTCTTGCTGACTGTAAACCCTTAGCAGCGTGTGCGCCTTACTCCAGTAACGGCCAGCCGACTCAGGAGGCAGGGAGACTGGTATCTAAAATCGCAGACGACTTCATCGAAAAGATCCACAGTAACTCATCGTCAGACAGTGAATACAAAG TGAAAGAGGAGGGCGACAGGGAGATCTCGAGCAGCAGAGATAGCCCGCATGTTCGCCTGAAGAAGCCACGGAAAGCGCGGACCGCCTTCACTGACCATCAGCTCGCCCAGCTGGAGCGCAGTTTTGAGCGTCAGAAGTATCTGAGCGTGCAGGACAGGATGGAGCTGGCAGCCTCTCTCAACCTGACCGACACGCAGGTCAAAACCTGGTACCAGAACAGGAG GACAAAGTGGAAGAGGCAAACGGCGGTCGGACTGGAATTGTTAGCGGAGGCTGGAAATTATTCCGCGCTGCAAAGGATGTTCCCTTCGCCGTATTTCTACCCTCAAAGCCTGATGTCGAATCTGGACCCTGGAGCAGCGCTCTACTTATACAGGGGACCTTCGGCGCCCCCGCCGGCGCTGCAGCGTCCTCTCGTTCCCCGGATTCTCCTGCACGGTCTCCAGGGCGCCAACGAGCCACCGCCGCCTCTGCCCCCCCTCTCCGGTGTGTTACCCAGACCGACACCACCAC GCTGGTCACCGGGCAGTGCTGACTGCGGCTCGGATCAACAAGGGGACATCTGGTCAGCGGCATGA